CTTTGACGTAATAAGTTTGCCGTTGCGTCGAAGGCCTTGAGCACGGCAGAGGGAATATCAGGCACCTTTAGTCGATAGACATTCTCTCGATTTAGGCCTGGCACAGCAGCATCCGTATTCATGTCATGCAGGCCCAGTGTTTTCAGTAACTGATAGCAGTACGTCATGGGTCGCTTTGCCTTTACATAGAACACAGTATCGATCGGGAAGAACGGGCGGCTCTCCCAGTAAAGGCTGCCGACAGTGCCTTTCCTTCCAACAATGATAGACGGACTTGTGCATAGCGCTGAGTCGTGCCAGCCTGTGACGCCTCCAGAGCCATAAACGGGTACGGCGCCCGCATTTCGATTATCGGCTTTCAGCGCTTTACCATAGGCTAGTTCGAGGAATGAATCCAAGCGGATTGGTAGCCACCCTCGCGGAACACTCCCCAACTCAGACTCTTCAAATGAGTCAGGAAACAGCGCCGCTGTCTCTTCATCCATCCCTTCAGGCTGGCGGCCTTCCATTTTGGCGCGCACCGGGTCAAAGTCCACGAACCAGGACTTGAAGATGGCTTGGGCGATGGATTCGAGGGTTTTGTTGGTTTCGCGTAGGAGGGTGATTCGGTCGTCGAGAGACTTCAATAAGTCAGCGGCCTGCCGTTGAAAATCAAAGGGTGGCAAGCTCAGTTCAATTCTTCTTAGCTCGCTTTGTTTAATGCCAAGCACCGTTGTGCCGGTTGCACGGGCTCTTAGCTTCTCTTGCAACTCTTCCGACTGTAGAAGATATAAAAGATAGGTGCTGTCTAAGACGCCAGACTTGCCCCTTAAAGTCACCACACGTTGGGCAAGCGCTATTTTTTCGCGTCCAAGCTGAGCGACCTCACCTAGTGGAGCTTCAACTGTCAGAACCACATCTCCCGCCTGTGGTATGCCTCTTCGCATCCAAGAATCGTATTTCTCAGGCGCAATGAACTCGGTCGGCGTCTCGATTCTTCCGGATTTAATAATCTTTGCGGTGATCAGTGGAATGCCAAATCTGGTCTTTTCTGGCGTCTTCCCGCGGTAATCAATAAGCGCATCTAAACAATCTTCCAGGGGAAGTGTCTGCCACTCAGAACTCATACCCCAGCCCCCCCAACCTCTGCCGAATCAACGCATCCAGTTCCGCGCCCTTGGCCATTTGCTCGCCCAGCTTTTCAGTCAGCTTCTGCATCTTCTCGGCAAACGCTTCGTCGTCGTCCTCAACCTCCGCAGCACCAACATAGCGCCCTGGCGTCAGGACGTGCCCGTGCTGAGCGACTTCGGCTAACGGCACGCTGCGACAGAACCCTGCCACGTCTTCATACTCTGTGATGCTGGCGCCGTCCTCGACCTCACCCCTCCATGCGGCCACGGTTTCTGCAATCCGAGCAATGGCTGCATCATCCAGTTCGGCTTGCACGCGAGAAATCATCTTCCCCAGCTTGCGAGCGTCGATAAAGAGCACTTCGCCCTTGCGTTTCTTCTGCTTGGCGAGGAACCACAGGCAGGCCGGGATCTGTGTGTTGAAGAACAATTGTGGAGGCAGCGCCACCATCACCTCCACCACGTCAGAATCAACCATGGCGGCGCGAATGACGCCCTCGTTGTTCTGGCTGGAGCTCATCGAGCCGTTGGCCAGCACGATGCCTGCGCGACCCGTAGGCTTCAGGTGATGCAGCATGTGCTGTAGCCAGGCGTAGTTGGCATTACCGTGGGGCGGGTCGCCATACTCCCAGCGGGCATCGCCCTCCAGGCTGCCGTGCCACCAGTCGCTGATATTGAACGGCGGGTTGGCCAGGACGAAGTCGGCGCGTAGATCGGGATGCTGATTGCGGGTGAAGGTGTCAGCCGGCTCCTTGCCCAGATTGAAGTCGATACCCCGAATCGCCAAGTTCATGGCCGCCAAGCGCCAAGTGGTGGGGTTGGACTCTTGCCCATAGATGGACACGTCGCCAATCTTGCCGCCGTGCACTTCGATAAATTTCTCTGACTGCACGAACATGCCGCCCGAGCCGCAGCAGGGGTCATACACTTGGCCCTTGTGCGGGGCGAGGACAGCCACCAAGGTCTTGACGATGCTGGCAGGCGTGTAGAACTGACCTCCTTTCTTACCTTCGGCGCTGGCAAACTGACCCAGGAAGTATTCATACACCTGACCCAAGATGTCTCGGGCTGCGTTGGCATCGCTGCCGAACCCGATGGTGGACACGAGGTCCACGAGTTCGCCTAGCTTGCCGTCGGGAAGCTGAGCACGGCCATAGCGTTTGTCCAGAATGCCCTTGAGCTTGGGATTTTCCGCCTCAATGGCAGTCAGGGCATCATCGATGCGCTTGCCGATGTCGGGCTGCTTGGCGCCTGCTCGCAGGCTTTCCCAACGAGCGGCTTCGGGCACCCAGAAAGTGTTGGCCGCAGCGTAGTAGTCGCGATCTTCCAGCTCGGCAGTCAGGTCATCATCGCTAGCACCGGGAAAGTGGAACTCGTCGTTCTCGTCGGCGAAGCGTACACGCAGTTCGGCTTGGCGTGCCGCGAAGGCATCTGAGATGTACTTCAGAAATATCAGGCCCAACACCAAATGCTTGTATTCGGCGGCGTCCATATTTGCGCGCAGTTTGTCCGCCGCAGACCATAGTGTTCTCTTGATATCGTCGATCATTGATATGTAACTTTTTGCATAAAGCTGTCAGCCTGGGAAAATAGCACAACGTGACGTTGCGCACAGGGTCGACTTTCAGTAAGGTAGGCCCGAGCCCTCCCCGGGCTTGCTGTGCCAAGAACTGCCAACAATGCTGAGCATTTCCTCTCCATAGAGGATAGGTGCCCTATTTATGAAAGGGTTTGCTATCTGGAGAGGGCGATGTGGTTGCATACGCGGTGCCGCAGTTCACTCTTCTGTCTTTCGCCTTCGGGGTTCCCGACGTCGCATGACCAGACGTTGCGCCGCGAGGGCCTCGCGCGCGAGCCGAGCCTCTCTGCCGGCGGGAGACACCTCGAGATCCCTGATGTTGAGCGTCTCTACCCCCAGCGCTTTCAAGCAAGCCAGCAGAAATCCCGCCTGAAACCGCCTGCGGTTCACCTTCCGATTCAAGCTACCCGCGCTTTCTCGGATTCCCAACGTGGCCAATCGGGCGGAGAGCTCAGCGTAGGTCACTTTTCTGCGCTTCATCTCTCTTACCAACACCTGCTCGGCGCAGATCTCGAACTCCTCGCGCGCTTCGGACTGGCGCAAGGGCGCTGGTTTGAGGGCATGTGTCATTGGGAGGCTGAGCAAGTACGGCGCGTGGACGCAAGACCAGCAATTGTAAATCAGTCATTTAAGTCTGATTCTTGGGTTTTGAGCGCCGGATTTCCTACATGGTCATATGGGAACTTGGAGTCCGACCATGTTGGATAAGGCACAACTTGTAGAGCTTTTCGACCATCTGGGTACGCCCAAGGCTGGTCGCCGTCTCGTTGAAAAGGCACGCGGCGAGGCTCCCGTGCGTGAGGTGAAATCGAGAGGGGGCAACGTCCTTACCGTTCTGGCTAGCCAGAAGATGGATCGGGACATCCGCACGGAAAGTCGCCACATCGAGTTCGCCGCTGCGGTCAACCATGAGCATCACCTCGGCGTGCTGGAGTACTACCCCCAGCCTTGTAAGCTTGATCTGGAGCTCGTTGAGACAGCCACCGGAGAGGTTCACCGGATTCACCACTTCCCAGATTTTTTAGTGATCCGGGAGCGCGGCATCACTCTGGAAGAGTGGAAGTCAGATGTGAAGCTGGCTCGGTTGGCCGAGAAATACCCGTACCGTTACGAGAAGGACGATGACGGCCATTGGCGCGCCCCTCAGATCGAGCGGCAACTTGCTGACCTTGGCATCCGCTACCGAATCCTCACCGATGAGTCTATTCCCCGCCGAAGGGTAGAAAACCTCCTGCACTTGGCGGACTACTTACACCCCGCGGCGGAGCCATGCGACGAGCATGAGCTGTTGCGTCTCCGCGCCGCCTTGGCCGAGCACGGCAGCCTCTATCTCAGCGAGCTGATGCAGGAGCCGTATCGATTCTCTCCGGATTTTCTATACAAGGCGGTAGCAGATCAGCATGTCATGGCCGATCTCGACCGTGAAGCATTGACGAACCCGCGTGCGAGTCGGCTATTCCGCGACGCTACGTTACGGGACTTCATGGCGCGGGATGTGCCCGTAGGGAGGGTTCCCGGGCAGGAGGCGTTTGTGTTGAACGTCGCTGAAGGCTCGCGCTTTCGGTATGACGGGCAAGAGCTGACGGTTTCTTTGGTCAGCGAGAGGGAGGTGGTCTGCACGATTGGGGCGGGCGGGTGCAGGACTACGTCGCTAGCCCGAGGTTGGCTGACTACTGCCTTTGAGAATGGGCAGCTCGTGCCTCTAGACGGGGGCGCTCAGATTTCGTTGGATCTTACCCGGTACACCCAGGACCAACTGGACGATGCTCTGCGCCGTGACGCAATCCTGAAAGGGGACGTTAAGAACTCGCTGGCCAGTGAACGTACGCAGCGGCGCTGGCGTGGACAGCAGCAGGCTGTGGCTGCCAACGGCGGCAATGAAATCCTGGCACTGGTACCTCGGCACCATGCCAAGGGGAATCGTTCGCCCCGGCTGTCCGATGAGCAAGAGGCGCTGCTTGGCCAGATAATCCAGCAGCATTGGCGCAGCCATGAAGCCATCAACTACAAGTCTTGCTATCGGACACTCTGCGTGACCTTCGAGGCGGCAGACCTTAAGGTGCCGTCCTATCCCACCTTGATCGCCAGAATCAAGGACCGTGAAACTTCCCATGATCAGCGCATTCGGCACGGGAAGCGCATGGCCTATCAGCACGGCGAATTCGTGGATGTCCTGTATGTCGATACGCCGGTGCATGGAAGCAGGCCTTTCCAGTATGTCCATATCGATCATACGCAACTCGACATCGAACTCGTGTCCAGCCGCACTGGTAAACCTCTCGGCAGGCCTTGGTTCACGCTGGTGGTCGATGCCTTTTCGCGCCGGGTCCTTGCCATCCACCTTACGTTCGACGCACCTTCGTACCACTCAGTGATGATGGCGATGAGGGATTTGGTGCGCAGGTTTGGGCGACTTCCCGAATTCGTCGTGGTCGACAACGGACGAGATTTCCAGTCGACCGCCTTCGAATCTTTCTTGCAGGTGATGGGCGTGCATCTGCGCTTTCGCCCGGCTGGGCAGCCCCGTCATGGGGCGGTATTGGAGCGGCTGTTTGGCCGCGTGCATAGCGAATACGTCCACAACCTTGCTGGCAACACCAAGGCAACGAAGAACGTGCGTATGACGACCGGGAAGCACCTGCCCGTGAACTTTGCCGAATGGACCTTGGAATCCATGTATCACGGTCTGGAGCATTGGGCGACCGAGTACTACGAACAGGAGCGCCATCCGGCGCTGGATTGCAGCCCGCGTGAGATGTTTCAACGAGGCGTCAAGGACAGCGGCGCGCGGCCGCAACGCCAGATTCTCTTCAATCGGGACTTCCTGATTGCGACGTGTCCGCCCGTCGACCGAGAAGGCATTCGCCTCGTCAACAATCAACGCGGGGTGAAGGTCAACGGGATGTTCTATTGGAACCCGGAGTTCCGGAATCCACGAGTGGCCAGCCAGCGCGTGCCCGTGCGATACGACCCTTGGGATGCTGGCTCTGTCTATGTCCGCATCAATAACAGTCAGTGGGTTCAGGCAATCTGCCGCAACTTGGCTCGTTTGGGCCAGTTGACTGATGCGGAGCTCCGATCCATGACGCAGGAGTACCTGCATCGTAGCGGCGCGACCCTGGATGATGATCGAGCCGCCCAGCGGCTGCGTGAGTTCATGCAGACGTTCACGCCTGAAGGGGCAACCGCCGCCGCAATAGATCGCCAACGAGAGAACAAGGCACTCTACAACGAACTCTTGCAGCTCGGCTGCATCACACCCGCTAGCTCGAAGTACAAGCTTGGCCTCCAGGAAACATCAGGCATCGACGTACCGATGCCCATCAGGTCAGAACCACTCAACCTTTCCGGAACGCTGGCCGAGGCACCAGCGCCGGAGATTCTTCCCGATTTCGATACGTTCTGAGTCCAATGTCTAAGACAAACACAATCCCGCCCATCCCCGTCGCGCCGACGGCCGATTCCTTGCTGAAGATGCGCATCAAGCACACGCGCGTCACTGAGGTGATGACCGAACTTAGGACGCTCATCTACCCCGGGAGTCAAGACAGCCTTCTGCTTGTCTGTGGCCCGACCGGCGTGGGTAAGAGCACACTTGCCGGCTACATGGTCGACCAGGCAGTACAAGATGCAGCGCCAGAGATGGAGGCCGACGCTGGGCTGATTCCGGCTGTCTTCGTCGAGGCGCCGGCCTCGGGCGAAAATGAGTTTTCTTGGCGACTGTTCTACAGCCGCATCCTCGCCCAGCTCGATGGCGGGCTTGCCATGCCCAAAGCCGCTTTTGGTGTCGATGTTGAGACCGGGCGAATGGTTCGACCCCGGGGCGCAGCAGGCAACAGCTTGGCAGCGTTGCGCACGGCGGTCGAGCGTGCCTTGCAGGCCCGACGAACACAATTCCTGGTCATTGATGAGGCGGCCCACATCATCCGGCAGACCAGTACGAAGCGGCTCGAGATCCAACTGGACACGCTGAAATCCCTGGCCAATGCGTGTGGGGTGCAGATGGTGTTGGTGGGTTCATACGATCTCTACCAACTCATGAGCCTGTCAGGTCAGCTGGCCCGCCGCAGCCACGTGCTGCACTTCGAGCGCTATCGGCAAGACCAGGATGCCGACGTCCGTACGTTCCGGGCCTGCGTTCACAAGTTCCAAAACACGCTCCCGCATCTGTGGGACGAGAAGCTGCTCCCCCATGTCGACGCGCTGCACGAGAACGCATTGGGATGCATCGGCACGCTGAGTGCTGTCTTGACTCGGGCCGCGAAACTTGCCGAGCACGCAGGTGAGTGGTCGGTGGATGTACTGCGCCGGTCTCTGCTGACCGAAGCACAGCGACAGCAGATTCTCGAAGAGATTCTGGAAGGGGAGGCGTCCATCAACCCTGGACTGACTCGCACGATGCCCAAGGTCCGGCGCTCTGGTGGTCGTCTTGAGAGGAGCGTTGCATGAACAAGGTGCTGAACCCGCGTTCGACCTTGCAAGCCTTGAGGCCGTCAGGCTGTGGCACGGCGGACGTCGAGAGCTTGCTCAGCTATTTTTGCCGGCTTGCGGTTTCACATGCTACATCGGTTGCCTTGCTAGCCAGGATTGTTGCAGACGCAATGGGTAGCGAGCTGAGGGAAGGTTTTGACTGGCACGAGCGGAACCTGTCAGGGGTGGGCGAAGCAGCACAAACCTGGGCGAGCAGCCTGTCCGCAATGACCGGCGTGGGAAATCTCGATCACCTGACGTTGAGCGTGTGGCGAGATGTCCTGGCCCCGACAGGCTTGGCTGCGTCAAGTGGTGGTCGCTGGTGCCCAGACTGCTTCGAGGAGGATCGCTTGCAAGGCGGGTCGCCATACTTCCGACTTGCCTGGGACGTTGGCGCTGTGAAGGCATGTGCCAAGCATGGCATGCGGCTGGTAGATGTCTGCCCGGACTGCGGTCGCACAGGGACCCGACACAGGGCGACTTACGTCGTCCCTGGGTGGTGCGCGCACTGCGGCGTGTTCCTGGGCCTTCATGCGAAGGCTCCGCGCTTGCTGGCGAGTTCCGGCGAGATCTGGGTCGCTGAGCAGGTCGGTCAGATGCTGGCGGCGCAAGCGAGTTTGAATGGACCGCCACAGCGGCGTCGATTGCAGGAAGCCATTCGGGATCTTGTCGCCCGTCTGGATGGCGGGAAAGGTGCGTTGTTCGCCAAGCGGATCGAGGTCAGTAAGGGAACTGTGCACTACTGGACGCGTGGAGAGACGATTCCGACAATGACCGCCTGTCTGCGGATCTCCGCAAATTCCGGCTTGCCGCTGATGAAACTCTTGACGGGAGATCTGACGGAGTGGGCGGTTCCGGGCGAGATTGCGCAACTGGATCTTGATCTGGGAGGCAGGGGCGGACGCGAGTCTAGGCGCGAGCTCGACTGGGAGCGTATCCACCGGGAACTTCAGCGGTACGCGCGGTTGCCGAGTCCGGTCAGTGTGGCCGAAGTGGCGCGGCAGTTGGAGCTCGATGCCCGTCAGTTGTACTTGAAGGCGAACGCCGAGACTCGGTTGCTGGGTGAGCGATGGAAGACCTATGAAAAGCGCAGAGCGGAGGCTTCGCATGCCAAAGCTCGGTCATATGTCGAAGCCGCTTGCCGCTCCCTGAGGCAGGAGGGGCGTGCACTCAACATGCGAGAAGTACAAGCACGGGTGCCACGAGAAGTGCTGGGCACAGTCGAGCATCTGTTCGACATGCTGAAGGACATCAAGCTGGAGGGCGGGAGCTGACCTACCATGCACCGAAAATTACTTTGGTATCGCCCCGAACTTTACTTTGGTATCCGCTAGGAATTTCGTCCTAAGCTGTTGATAAAAAAGAAAAAGCCGACTTGAAATCAAGTCGGCTTTTTTGCGGCCAAAACACCGCTGTGCTAGTGCCGTTTGGTGACCAACCTTTAAGCCTATCATCGCTAAGCGATGAAAGCATAATGTGGCCCATCAACCGATTAAGCATAAGCCGGCCATTTGGCCAACTTATGTTTAACGGCACATGATTTCAGCTGACGTTGCTGAACGGAATTTGGTGGAGCCGGGGGGAATTGAACCCCCGTCCGCAAGCCCTCCGCAACCAGTTCTACATGCGTAGTCGATTTATTTGGTTTTAACTTTGGACTTAGCCAACCGACAGGCCGGACCAAAGCGATTCACGTAATTTAAATCTGAGCCGTGTGACCCCAGCGCAGACCGATTCCTTGTGAATGTCGCTGCTGCGGTTCGAGGGTTACCCCCCTAGGAAGTTGCCTTCCTCCGCCTGACCCAAGGACAGATCAGTGCAGCGGCTCACCGCTTAAGCGGCGAGAGCGAAACGCTCGTCGTTGGCGTTTGTAGTGTTCCAGTGGTTTAACGAGCGTACTGGTGCTCGGCATGCCCTGAGTTGTTTCGCGACCCACGTCGAATCCGGATCGGCCCCAAGACCTTCCATTGTACTGCAAACGCAGCAGCCTGCCATCCTGCAAATCCAGGCCGTCAAAGCGTGGCAGGGGCGAGACAGACATCGCGTCAGGCCGCGTTGGCGCACGCCGCCTTGGACTGACGCCGGCCGCGCGACGCCGCCATCATCAGCGCGGCCAGGCCCACGGAAATCGCCACGATGACGGCCGCGGCGGCGCCGAGCGTCGCCAGGCCGTAGTGGTCGATGACGTTCCCGCCAACCACCGCGCCCAGGCCGATGCCGATGTTCGCGCCGGAGATGTTCAGGGACGCGGCAAACGCGGGCGCCTCGGGGGCGGACTTCATCAGCCGCACGTGGCAAACGATGAAGAGCGCGGCCTGGGCGATGCCCCAGGTTCCCAGCGCGACTGCCAGCAGGCCGTGCGACTGCATGACCGGCGCGACGAATGCCAGGCCCGCCGCCATCAGCGACGAGAACAGGGCCGTGGCGCCGAGCGGGCTGCGGTCCACGAGGCGTCCGCCCAGCGTGTTGCCCACCAGTCCGACGGCGCCGAACGCCATCATCGTCCAGCCCACGGTCTTGCCGTCGAAGCCGCCCAGCCGCTCCAGCATGTCAGCCAGGTAGGTATAGGCGGTGAACATGCCGGTGAACACCAGCAGCGACAGCAGCACGTGGCTCACCACCATGGGATTGCGCAGGATGCGCAACTGTGTGACCAG
The DNA window shown above is from Achromobacter spanius and carries:
- a CDS encoding restriction endonuclease subunit S, whose product is MSSEWQTLPLEDCLDALIDYRGKTPEKTRFGIPLITAKIIKSGRIETPTEFIAPEKYDSWMRRGIPQAGDVVLTVEAPLGEVAQLGREKIALAQRVVTLRGKSGVLDSTYLLYLLQSEELQEKLRARATGTTVLGIKQSELRRIELSLPPFDFQRQAADLLKSLDDRITLLRETNKTLESIAQAIFKSWFVDFDPVRAKMEGRQPEGMDEETAALFPDSFEESELGSVPRGWLPIRLDSFLELAYGKALKADNRNAGAVPVYGSGGVTGWHDSALCTSPSIIVGRKGTVGSLYWESRPFFPIDTVFYVKAKRPMTYCYQLLKTLGLHDMNTDAAVPGLNRENVYRLKVPDIPSAVLKAFDATANLLRQSVDHNERRAQTLSSVRDTLLPRLISGQLRLPKAQEQVENALS
- a CDS encoding type I restriction-modification system subunit M encodes the protein MIDDIKRTLWSAADKLRANMDAAEYKHLVLGLIFLKYISDAFAARQAELRVRFADENDEFHFPGASDDDLTAELEDRDYYAAANTFWVPEAARWESLRAGAKQPDIGKRIDDALTAIEAENPKLKGILDKRYGRAQLPDGKLGELVDLVSTIGFGSDANAARDILGQVYEYFLGQFASAEGKKGGQFYTPASIVKTLVAVLAPHKGQVYDPCCGSGGMFVQSEKFIEVHGGKIGDVSIYGQESNPTTWRLAAMNLAIRGIDFNLGKEPADTFTRNQHPDLRADFVLANPPFNISDWWHGSLEGDARWEYGDPPHGNANYAWLQHMLHHLKPTGRAGIVLANGSMSSSQNNEGVIRAAMVDSDVVEVMVALPPQLFFNTQIPACLWFLAKQKKRKGEVLFIDARKLGKMISRVQAELDDAAIARIAETVAAWRGEVEDGASITEYEDVAGFCRSVPLAEVAQHGHVLTPGRYVGAAEVEDDDEAFAEKMQKLTEKLGEQMAKGAELDALIRQRLGGLGYEF
- a CDS encoding DUF6471 domain-containing protein; this translates as MTHALKPAPLRQSEAREEFEICAEQVLVREMKRRKVTYAELSARLATLGIRESAGSLNRKVNRRRFQAGFLLACLKALGVETLNIRDLEVSPAGREARLAREALAAQRLVMRRREPRRRKTEE
- a CDS encoding DDE-type integrase/transposase/recombinase, whose protein sequence is MLDKAQLVELFDHLGTPKAGRRLVEKARGEAPVREVKSRGGNVLTVLASQKMDRDIRTESRHIEFAAAVNHEHHLGVLEYYPQPCKLDLELVETATGEVHRIHHFPDFLVIRERGITLEEWKSDVKLARLAEKYPYRYEKDDDGHWRAPQIERQLADLGIRYRILTDESIPRRRVENLLHLADYLHPAAEPCDEHELLRLRAALAEHGSLYLSELMQEPYRFSPDFLYKAVADQHVMADLDREALTNPRASRLFRDATLRDFMARDVPVGRVPGQEAFVLNVAEGSRFRYDGQELTVSLVSEREVVCTIGAGGCRTTSLARGWLTTAFENGQLVPLDGGAQISLDLTRYTQDQLDDALRRDAILKGDVKNSLASERTQRRWRGQQQAVAANGGNEILALVPRHHAKGNRSPRLSDEQEALLGQIIQQHWRSHEAINYKSCYRTLCVTFEAADLKVPSYPTLIARIKDRETSHDQRIRHGKRMAYQHGEFVDVLYVDTPVHGSRPFQYVHIDHTQLDIELVSSRTGKPLGRPWFTLVVDAFSRRVLAIHLTFDAPSYHSVMMAMRDLVRRFGRLPEFVVVDNGRDFQSTAFESFLQVMGVHLRFRPAGQPRHGAVLERLFGRVHSEYVHNLAGNTKATKNVRMTTGKHLPVNFAEWTLESMYHGLEHWATEYYEQERHPALDCSPREMFQRGVKDSGARPQRQILFNRDFLIATCPPVDREGIRLVNNQRGVKVNGMFYWNPEFRNPRVASQRVPVRYDPWDAGSVYVRINNSQWVQAICRNLARLGQLTDAELRSMTQEYLHRSGATLDDDRAAQRLREFMQTFTPEGATAAAIDRQRENKALYNELLQLGCITPASSKYKLGLQETSGIDVPMPIRSEPLNLSGTLAEAPAPEILPDFDTF
- a CDS encoding AAA family ATPase — protein: MSKTNTIPPIPVAPTADSLLKMRIKHTRVTEVMTELRTLIYPGSQDSLLLVCGPTGVGKSTLAGYMVDQAVQDAAPEMEADAGLIPAVFVEAPASGENEFSWRLFYSRILAQLDGGLAMPKAAFGVDVETGRMVRPRGAAGNSLAALRTAVERALQARRTQFLVIDEAAHIIRQTSTKRLEIQLDTLKSLANACGVQMVLVGSYDLYQLMSLSGQLARRSHVLHFERYRQDQDADVRTFRACVHKFQNTLPHLWDEKLLPHVDALHENALGCIGTLSAVLTRAAKLAEHAGEWSVDVLRRSLLTEAQRQQILEEILEGEASINPGLTRTMPKVRRSGGRLERSVA
- a CDS encoding TniQ family protein — protein: MNKVLNPRSTLQALRPSGCGTADVESLLSYFCRLAVSHATSVALLARIVADAMGSELREGFDWHERNLSGVGEAAQTWASSLSAMTGVGNLDHLTLSVWRDVLAPTGLAASSGGRWCPDCFEEDRLQGGSPYFRLAWDVGAVKACAKHGMRLVDVCPDCGRTGTRHRATYVVPGWCAHCGVFLGLHAKAPRLLASSGEIWVAEQVGQMLAAQASLNGPPQRRRLQEAIRDLVARLDGGKGALFAKRIEVSKGTVHYWTRGETIPTMTACLRISANSGLPLMKLLTGDLTEWAVPGEIAQLDLDLGGRGGRESRRELDWERIHRELQRYARLPSPVSVAEVARQLELDARQLYLKANAETRLLGERWKTYEKRRAEASHAKARSYVEAACRSLRQEGRALNMREVQARVPREVLGTVEHLFDMLKDIKLEGGS
- a CDS encoding MFS transporter produces the protein MLLPILLLSAAGFTILTTEFLIVGLLPGLARDLDVTVSQAGLLVTLFAFTVAATGPLLTALMANMERKRLFIGVLVLFGLSNALAAVAPNIWVMAIARFVPALALPVFWSLASATAVELVGPARAGRAISTVAFGIVAATVFGIPIGVLISDAFGWRAAFWVLSVVAFAKALLLFLTFPSTRIRADSVRLVTQLRILRNPMVVSHVLLSLLVFTGMFTAYTYLADMLERLGGFDGKTVGWTMMAFGAVGLVGNTLGGRLVDRSPLGATALFSSLMAAGLAFVAPVMQSHGLLAVALGTWGIAQAALFIVCHVRLMKSAPEAPAFAASLNISGANIGIGLGAVVGGNVIDHYGLATLGAAAAVIVAISVGLAALMMAASRGRRQSKAACANAA